From Plutella xylostella chromosome 23, ilPluXylo3.1, whole genome shotgun sequence:
TGTAAGTACGTTGTAATCCAACGTCTTGGACTCTCTTTCATAtcgttttgtttaaaattatgaagtaTTTAAGACTTACTAATAATGTCAACCTACATAAAAAGAAGAgtgtaaaaaaacacttaatttaaaaaaatatatttgaaccCTTGAAACAAATATTGGTAGGTTAAATCTATTTTAACTTTCCAGCTAACTCGTAGAGAATTTTGGTGTCCATTGTAGcttaataatgtattattatgtaattattataaactgcctttacataatatgttgACAATGAAATCTAATTATGGACTTTCAAATTTAACAGACTATCACGGAATTAATAATGGTGTATCAAAACtttgtgtgttttattttcatgtaaTTTTTTCACTTTAACTCTTTTGGtagtacttactaaaaattACCATAACAGCTTTTtgattagttattattatgtgattAAAGACAAAGctttataaatcaattaaaatagaGGGTGaagtttttctttaatttgtttgtgaaAATTATTTGTAATTCTTAATAACTTCGTCTCTCAACGTAGAACGTAGCAAATAAGGTAGTATTCCCAATGGCAGGTGGTAATCAGCTGCCGCTCCGTGAGGTGAGTGCGACAATCGCCGGCCACTCAACATTATGCTAATGCAATAAACCTTATCTCCCCGGAACTACAGAATACTTTGCAGCAACAATTTATTAGTCACTGAGAAATGCGTCCACGTTATTCGTAGTCTTCATTTCTTTTTCTAGCCgaatttacttatttactttattttggCTATGTTGGTGCGTTGAATATTTTTACACAGAGTGATAGATAAAGGTTACAAATGGGATGAGATTTTCCGGAGGATAAAAGTCTCGTCACGTTTATGGTTTTTCTAaggattaataattatatttctagCGGAGAAGAATTTGAAAtcatgataaaaatatttaagttatttaagcACCAGTTTAATTATGAAtgtatttgtaataaatactGCAAGAAagtagattatattttttagattataattttatccgTTTAAAAACATTCATTTCATCTTTCAGTAACCCATAAGAAATGATACCAAACTGGGTATATTGTAGACATTATTGacctaataatattgttttgtttgtattgtaaaacggaaaaaaatattatttgcaaTAGGAAAATATCATTcgtaatttcaaaatttattagaaatttaaaattgaatgcACCTGAAAATTACCAGTAAAGTCAAATGCTTTGTTGAAGTTGTACCAATAACAATACCGAGTGGTCGAAGAGCAATTCTCAAACTGTGGCAGCCGTGACCGCTTGTGACGGCTGTGAGTGGCGGGAATCTGCACCGGGGCCCGGGGGCGACATGAGGcagccccccgccccccgcgcccccggccCCACGCACGGACACTCATGCACTGGCTAATTGCTAGGCCTGCCCGCCCGTAAGCGGTGACAGCTATTGAGCGCCGGATAGAGTCAGTCGGCAGCATTTAGTGGCGGCCTCGACACTCGCTGAATTGTAACGCTGTCAATGAATGTCAGGTGCATCCACAGTTTACCCTTTGAGTAGCGTTTCGAAATATTAGACACCTACATCGATTAAAGTAACTGTGGGTGCACCTGTAGATCTGAGGGTGACTCACCTATTTGCGGCACATCGTAGGGTCGGGCGGATCGGGCGGCGCGCAGCATCATCTGGCTGGCGATCTCGGTGGGTATGTGCGGCGTGCGCTTGGTCcaggcgcgcgcgcggcggcgctcCTTGTCGTGGGGGGGCGGCGCGTCGTCGAACAGGTCGTGCAGGGGGCGCGCGCGGGCCAGGCCCCGCTCGCGCTCGCGCCACGGGCTGGGCTCGGCCAGCGCCAGCGCCGCGAGCACGGTCACCGCGCACACGCGCATGCTGGGCGGGACTAGGTCGCTCCCGGGCCCGAGCCCAACATGCTTACACCGCGGCGCCACGCGCTGACGGGTACTGCCCCGTCTAAGGCAAGCCTTGCTTGCTACTGACGCTAACTGCAACAATAGAAAAGGTTTTCAGTCAAGGTTTTGGTTCAATTTTGTATTCTTGGATACATAAGATTTTCTGCAGGGGTGTTTAAGCATTTAGCTCTCTACATTGTAAAAACCCGTTGATGCGGCCAAGTTCTATTGACACATTAATTGGAGCGACTGAatacagagagtgaacattaAATCGGAGGTAGTTGTTGGCGCGAGTCATTAGGCGGCTGCGGCGGCCGCAGGTGTCGTTCCCGCCGCTGCACGCCTCATTCCCGCAAACTTCACCCAACTAATCCGAAGCGCACTTTGAAAGCGCTCCGGATACTTTACCATACAATCAACAAAGTACGGGCATGTGTTTTGATTAAACCgactcataaataaaatgtaaagcCTTCATATAAAACGGAAATCAAATCAGCCGGTCCACTTACAATAAATCCTCAACCCTCGCGCGCATAAAGGGTTTCAGTTTAATTTCGTGTGGCGCAACATTATGGCGTATAGGCGGCACAGGCGTTAAGATGTAAAACGACCT
This genomic window contains:
- the LOC105382017 gene encoding uncharacterized protein LOC105382017, whose protein sequence is MRVCAVTVLAALALAEPSPWRERERGLARARPLHDLFDDAPPPHDKERRRARAWTKRTPHIPTEIASQMMLRAARSARPYDVPQIECPPAADGMERFACPTPDRQGRYRCIDDHVLCDGFIDCPNGEDEDRQACMFYKTTKAHLDVLADALLRWARGR